The DNA sequence TCACCTCGCCTTGCACCATTTGAGTTGCCAATTCTTGCACCCCGGCTGCCAGTTTGGCACTGTGAGATACGATAACAATTCCGATCATTTTCGCTCTGCTAACTTAACCGGGCTGTACATTCCAGAATCAACCTTTGATTTATTAAAGCATAAGGTTGAATAGAAAGTGCTTCTCGAAAAGCTTGGATAGCAGTGCGGTACTCTCCCAGTCCGGCATAGCACAACCCCAAACCGTGCAGTGCGCCAAAATGAACTGGGTTAAGCTTGATGGCAATTTCACAATCTTCGATCGCCTTTTTATATTCTCCCATTGTGTAGTAGAGAACCGCTCGTCGATTCCATGCTTCTGCAAAATCAGGCAAGTCAGAGATGAC is a window from the Aerosakkonema funiforme FACHB-1375 genome containing:
- a CDS encoding tetratricopeptide repeat protein codes for the protein MNESSINKLLEDLKKPDEEVRDRATSELWRIWFHQKGAIGFELLRRAQILIEAGEFSQAENELTQVISDLPDFAEAWNRRAVLYYTMGEYKKAIEDCEIAIKLNPVHFGALHGLGLCYAGLGEYRTAIQAFREALSIQPYALINQRLILECTARLS